Proteins encoded by one window of Ulvibacter sp. MAR_2010_11:
- a CDS encoding DUF4440 domain-containing protein — protein sequence MKKIAQFFVLILVFACAQEKPDVEKEGQELMQLSREWSDVAATGDVDKTVSYWSDDAVFIASGQPTLRGKENLRAMVEDMSKIPGFKISWEPESVSVSESGDMAYLIENNSVTVNDTLGNPVTTTNRVVTIWKKDSLGNWKNVLEASAADPK from the coding sequence ATGAAAAAAATAGCTCAATTCTTTGTTTTAATTTTAGTATTCGCTTGTGCTCAGGAAAAACCGGATGTCGAAAAGGAAGGTCAGGAACTCATGCAATTAAGTAGAGAATGGTCCGATGTTGCGGCTACAGGTGATGTCGACAAAACCGTTAGTTACTGGTCTGATGATGCGGTTTTTATAGCCTCCGGACAACCTACACTTCGAGGGAAGGAAAATTTAAGAGCCATGGTGGAGGACATGTCGAAAATTCCGGGATTTAAAATTAGCTGGGAACCAGAAAGCGTTTCCGTTTCCGAAAGCGGAGATATGGCATATTTGATTGAAAATAATTCAGTCACAGTAAACGATACCCTTGGGAATCCTGTTACTACCACAAACAGAGTGGTTACTATTTGGAAAAAAGACAGTCTTGGAAATTGGAAAAATGTGCTGGAAGCGAGTGCAGCGGATCCTAAATAG
- a CDS encoding amidohydrolase family protein, producing the protein MKFKYSLLRTLVVLLALNATAQKIFDTHIHGTADPIQQLQTLALAGVYEVALSTSWDAQTLYKDTNGIKVLQGLMLACPNGKVPYSNQYCFADQGDFPDVTWVEQLIKEHKIHFIGEVLSQYYGISSSDERLIPYYALAEKYGIPVGIHSGLAGPDHGAPNFKVSLGTPLLLEDMLQRFPKLKVWIMHAGAPFLEDTLAILKYYPNVYLDISAVNNPYIFPKADFQAIIKRFIDGGFEDRIMFGSDNGPINLAIENVEQIDFISSLQKEKIFYRNAEVFFSRENK; encoded by the coding sequence ATGAAATTTAAATATTCTTTACTAAGGACGTTAGTAGTGTTGCTGGCATTGAATGCTACGGCACAGAAAATTTTCGACACTCATATTCATGGCACAGCAGATCCCATTCAACAATTACAGACATTGGCATTGGCAGGGGTTTATGAAGTAGCACTAAGTACATCGTGGGACGCACAGACCTTATATAAGGATACCAATGGGATCAAAGTGCTTCAGGGATTAATGTTGGCCTGTCCTAACGGCAAAGTTCCTTATAGTAACCAATATTGCTTTGCCGACCAAGGTGATTTTCCGGATGTCACATGGGTAGAACAGCTTATAAAAGAGCACAAAATCCATTTTATAGGTGAAGTGTTAAGCCAGTATTACGGCATCTCATCTTCAGACGAAAGGTTAATTCCCTATTATGCGCTGGCCGAAAAATACGGTATTCCCGTGGGAATTCATTCGGGGTTGGCAGGGCCGGATCACGGTGCACCTAATTTTAAAGTAAGTTTGGGCACTCCTTTGTTGTTAGAAGATATGTTACAACGCTTTCCGAAATTGAAAGTCTGGATCATGCATGCCGGGGCACCTTTCTTGGAAGACACCCTTGCCATTCTGAAATATTACCCCAATGTCTATTTGGACATTTCGGCAGTTAACAATCCATATATATTTCCGAAGGCAGATTTTCAAGCCATCATAAAACGGTTTATTGATGGCGGATTTGAAGATAGAATCATGTTCGGATCCGATAACGGACCAATTAATTTGGCGATTGAAAATGTGGAACAAATCGATTTTATTTCATCATTACAAAAGGAGAAGATTTTTTATAGAAATGCCGAAGTATTTTTCTCGAGAGAGAACAAATAA
- a CDS encoding DPP IV N-terminal domain-containing protein, translating to MKMPTLLLICSSLLILSVLACKQKSEKQEQEAQDETPEGIISFISTRDGNFEIYTVTAEGKNLTNLTNNDSIDYWSSWSPDGMQLIFQTERDGNNEIYRMNADGSNPVNISNSPAHEQLPQWSPDGTKIIFTSDKDHPGKEIYVMDSDGSNVQRLTFDEDYNEGPSWSPNMQHILFTRQLRELQDTTHAANGEIFVMDLEGKNVRRLTHKKGFDSGAFFSPDGKQIAFYGVSETDNWDIFIMDADGGNLENITNDAIEDYSPTWSPDGKWLAYTSGTSEQYDVWIINLDTKNKIRLTDTPKRNQNPVWRPIN from the coding sequence ATGAAAATGCCGACCCTTCTTTTAATTTGTTCTTCCTTGCTAATATTAAGTGTACTCGCCTGTAAACAGAAATCGGAAAAACAGGAACAAGAAGCTCAAGATGAAACCCCGGAAGGAATCATTTCTTTTATATCTACCCGTGATGGTAATTTCGAAATTTATACCGTGACGGCAGAGGGTAAAAATCTCACCAACCTAACCAATAACGATTCGATCGATTATTGGAGTTCCTGGTCTCCGGACGGAATGCAATTGATTTTTCAAACGGAACGCGACGGCAATAACGAAATTTACCGTATGAATGCCGATGGTAGCAATCCCGTTAACATTTCGAACAGTCCGGCCCATGAACAATTGCCGCAGTGGTCTCCGGATGGTACGAAAATAATCTTTACATCAGACAAGGATCACCCCGGCAAGGAAATCTACGTGATGGATAGCGACGGCAGTAACGTACAACGCCTCACCTTCGATGAGGATTACAATGAAGGGCCGTCATGGTCGCCCAATATGCAGCATATACTATTCACACGGCAACTGCGAGAGTTGCAGGATACAACACATGCTGCCAATGGAGAAATTTTTGTCATGGATTTGGAAGGCAAAAACGTACGGCGTTTGACTCATAAAAAAGGCTTCGACTCCGGTGCTTTTTTCTCCCCCGATGGCAAGCAAATTGCTTTTTACGGGGTATCGGAAACCGATAACTGGGACATTTTTATCATGGATGCCGATGGAGGCAATCTCGAAAACATCACCAACGATGCGATCGAGGACTACTCCCCTACCTGGTCTCCGGACGGCAAATGGTTGGCGTATACTTCGGGAACGAGCGAACAGTACGATGTTTGGATCATCAATTTGGATACCAAAAACAAGATTCGACTCACAGACACTCCCAAGCGCAACCAAAACCCGGTTTGGCGGCCGATTAATTGA
- a CDS encoding SgcJ/EcaC family oxidoreductase — protein MKNALLSIAMLLGSVLIAQETNNDVKKIFEGLSDAWEQADGNAWGNYFSDDADFTVWFGLHLKGRREIADGHQWVFDTVYPNTRYEFTITNEKYLSPEIAVVHLDASIIEPGKELPEEAHTLPVAVVQKIEGEWKIVMFHNMNNRIKEIEEGRKNGILGDVRH, from the coding sequence ATGAAAAATGCACTACTAAGTATAGCGATGCTATTAGGGTCGGTTTTAATAGCTCAGGAAACGAACAATGACGTTAAAAAAATTTTTGAAGGCCTCTCCGATGCCTGGGAACAGGCAGACGGGAACGCGTGGGGAAATTATTTTTCAGACGATGCCGATTTTACAGTTTGGTTTGGATTACACCTTAAAGGCCGAAGGGAAATAGCCGATGGACACCAATGGGTATTCGATACAGTCTATCCAAACACCCGTTATGAATTCACCATAACAAATGAAAAGTATCTCAGTCCGGAAATTGCCGTTGTGCATCTGGATGCAAGTATCATTGAACCGGGTAAAGAGTTACCGGAAGAAGCCCATACTTTACCTGTCGCGGTAGTCCAAAAAATTGAGGGCGAATGGAAAATTGTGATGTTCCATAACATGAACAACCGTATTAAGGAAATTGAAGAAGGCAGAAAAAACGGAATTTTGGGAGATGTAAGACATTAA
- a CDS encoding alpha/beta fold hydrolase codes for MKSQAQFCLFLFFIAVFLFKSNGQNVTGQLMQDFPQWINDKFKGPHPDARIVGNGLFTHVAPLTEKYSATNKQFAGTLDGRLYLRKQGTDSLLFIGEPAPNNYWSMDNALWSPNGKYLVAKQVNDSDVAEIELQGPKAKATSKRKYSRAGEAIPIHRFYILNIESGENTPISVDKHLPYVHLLHWSSDSNKLYFLMADRLLKEVYLKTMDIGNDKETVLLTETSDTYLIGLNLLQGYSNRLIESKQVVFFEGRSQFSWMSDRSGFNQIYLYNEAGSLVRPLTNFSENGIVLSIHEIDYQNGWIYFKANADPAKPYEVQLFRTHIDKPLIEKVTDTPGILDAFFQESKDTLWVFRSQLPETLRLDRYSVNGNYIDTPWQANPSLTAKNPIRHEYEWVTANDGITPLQTFILKPTDFDPNLRYPVVEYIYGAPFDNVVVRDLLDNWLWDMNRLAQAGFIVVFVDGRGTADRGKEFRDFSYGKFGQVELEDHISAIQQVGKKRPYMDLNRVGIFGHSWGGHFALRALLEAPEFYKAGHINAAAIDPHNFRIAIEPFMGCLPKECPENYKMSMLTDKLDRLKAPLMIVHGSNDDDVPIDDAYGLVSALKSSNYSNYELVVYDGADHIIMRNREWLPQMINFFITGLKE; via the coding sequence ATGAAATCTCAAGCCCAATTTTGTTTATTTCTTTTCTTTATCGCGGTCTTTTTATTTAAAAGCAACGGTCAGAATGTTACCGGTCAATTAATGCAGGATTTTCCGCAATGGATCAATGATAAATTTAAAGGTCCGCATCCCGATGCCAGAATTGTTGGCAACGGACTCTTTACCCATGTCGCTCCCCTCACTGAGAAATACAGTGCAACAAACAAGCAGTTTGCGGGTACACTAGACGGAAGATTGTATCTCCGTAAGCAAGGCACAGATTCTCTGCTTTTTATAGGTGAGCCGGCTCCAAACAATTATTGGTCTATGGATAATGCGCTGTGGTCTCCCAATGGGAAGTATCTTGTAGCTAAACAGGTAAACGACAGCGACGTAGCCGAAATTGAACTACAGGGGCCTAAGGCAAAAGCAACATCAAAGAGAAAATACAGCCGCGCCGGGGAAGCAATACCAATACACCGCTTTTATATTTTAAATATAGAATCGGGAGAGAATACTCCCATTAGCGTAGATAAGCATCTTCCCTACGTCCATCTGTTGCATTGGAGCAGTGATAGTAATAAACTGTATTTCTTGATGGCAGATCGCTTGCTTAAGGAAGTGTACTTAAAAACCATGGATATTGGAAACGACAAGGAAACCGTCTTGTTAACGGAAACATCAGACACCTATCTTATCGGCCTTAATTTATTGCAAGGCTATAGCAACAGGCTTATCGAAAGCAAGCAAGTTGTCTTTTTTGAAGGTCGCAGCCAATTTTCATGGATGAGTGACCGCAGCGGGTTCAACCAAATTTATTTGTACAATGAAGCAGGTAGTCTGGTTAGACCGCTTACAAATTTTTCTGAAAACGGGATCGTACTTTCCATACACGAGATCGACTATCAAAACGGATGGATTTATTTTAAGGCCAATGCAGACCCTGCAAAACCCTATGAAGTACAATTGTTCCGAACGCATATAGACAAGCCACTTATTGAAAAAGTAACCGATACACCGGGAATCCTGGATGCTTTTTTTCAGGAGAGCAAGGATACCCTATGGGTATTTCGATCTCAACTTCCTGAAACACTCCGGCTTGACCGCTACAGTGTCAACGGCAACTATATAGATACTCCATGGCAAGCCAATCCTTCCCTAACAGCCAAAAATCCTATCCGTCATGAATACGAGTGGGTGACCGCGAACGACGGAATTACACCTTTACAAACCTTTATCTTAAAGCCAACCGATTTCGATCCTAATTTGCGTTATCCGGTGGTGGAGTATATCTATGGAGCTCCTTTCGACAATGTAGTGGTTAGAGATCTTCTCGATAACTGGCTTTGGGATATGAACCGGCTGGCACAGGCAGGCTTTATTGTGGTCTTTGTAGATGGAAGAGGTACTGCAGACAGAGGCAAAGAATTCCGAGATTTTAGTTATGGAAAATTTGGGCAGGTAGAATTGGAAGATCATATAAGCGCCATCCAACAAGTGGGCAAAAAACGACCCTATATGGACCTTAACAGGGTTGGAATCTTCGGGCATAGTTGGGGAGGTCATTTTGCCCTTCGGGCCTTATTGGAAGCACCGGAGTTCTACAAAGCAGGTCATATTAACGCCGCAGCAATCGATCCCCATAATTTTAGAATTGCAATTGAGCCGTTTATGGGATGTTTGCCTAAGGAATGCCCGGAAAATTATAAAATGTCGATGTTAACCGATAAGTTAGACCGTCTAAAAGCCCCGCTAATGATTGTTCATGGTTCTAACGATGACGATGTACCCATTGACGATGCATACGGCTTGGTAAGCGCATTAAAATCTTCTAACTACAGTAATTATGAATTGGTTGTATATGATGGCGCAGACCATATAATAATGAGGAATCGGGAATGGTTACCACAGATGATTAATTTCTTTATTACCGGGTTGAAAGAATAA